A region from the Onychostoma macrolepis isolate SWU-2019 chromosome 18, ASM1243209v1, whole genome shotgun sequence genome encodes:
- the il34 gene encoding interleukin-34, giving the protein MVRSECRLFRGLLGFICLLPVCMSTDLCDSLKTVRESLDITLRRRFMKMNFPINYTIQVHYEEVFRLRNISRLNMSNEDEPVQQRDLQDLWLWVSQKGIKRVLRVLPERHPTRRKYLFNLENLFRDFEAVYHQQNPRDEERVLPERIQNIWDRLTDQDYEGWKSVTPKSILDNCYRAMLCLFKECFLKEDYDYCEVLNRRKGKKTT; this is encoded by the exons ATGGTCCGGTCTGAATGCCGGCTCTTCAGGGGGCTGCTGG GTTTCATTTGTCTATTACCAGTGTGCATGAGCACAGATCTCTGTGATTCGCTGAAAACAGTACGGGAAAGCCTAGATATAACCCTAAGGAGACGTTTTATG aaaatgaactTTCCCATTAACTATACTATTCAAGTGCATTATGAAGAGGTGTTCAGACTACGTAACATCAGCAGACTG AATATGAGTAATGAAGATGAGCCAGTGCAGCAGAGGGATCTACAGGATTTGTGGCTTTGGGTTAGTCAGAAGGGGATAAAGAGGGTTTTAAGGGTGCTGCCAGAGAGACATCCTACACGCCGTAAATACCTCTTCAATCTGGAGAATCTCTTCAGAGATTTTGAGGCAGTTTATCACCAACAGAATCCCAGAGATGAAGAG AGAGTACTTCCAGAGAGAATACAAAACATCTGGGATCGCTTGACGGACCAAGATTACGAGGGATGGAAGTCTGTTACACCTAAGTCAATACTGGACAACTGTTATCGGGCCATGCTTTGCCTGTTCAAAGAGTGCTTCTTAAAAGAGGATTATGATT ATTGTGAAGTCCTCAACCGGAGGAAAGGGAAGAAAACTACATAG